From Phormidium ambiguum IAM M-71, the proteins below share one genomic window:
- a CDS encoding RNA-guided endonuclease InsQ/TnpB family protein has product MFQVVKVRLYPDIQQQQSLAQAFGSCRWLWNYCLNLMNQTYQETGKGLSGYEVKKIIPQLKKEHQWLSQTYSQCLQQACLNLGVAFNNFFERRAKYPRFKSKHGKQSIQYPQNVKVADNYLTLPKIGNISAVIHRPIEGKVKTVTVSKNCANQYFASILFEDGKDQPPINTEGKAIGIDLGLTHFAVTSDGSKFDNPRILNKYEQNLKTKQQQLSRKQKGSNNRIRARKKVARVHRKITNCREDFLHKLSRRIVNENQVVIVENLNVKGMMQNHKLAKSIHQVGWGTFCTMLKYKAEAEGKVYLEVDRFFPSSKTCHVCLNQVGNLPLDVRFWTCKKCQTKHDRDINASINLRNEGLRILTSGTGDKACCPDVRRSKGGRKKSTTALSVGQEAHTYPTGKCG; this is encoded by the coding sequence ATTGCTTGAATTTGATGAATCAAACATACCAAGAAACTGGTAAAGGACTATCTGGATATGAAGTTAAAAAGATAATCCCCCAGTTAAAGAAAGAGCATCAATGGCTATCGCAAACTTACTCGCAATGTTTGCAGCAAGCTTGCTTGAATCTGGGAGTAGCCTTTAATAACTTCTTTGAAAGACGAGCTAAATATCCCAGATTCAAATCCAAACATGGCAAACAATCAATACAGTACCCTCAAAATGTCAAGGTGGCTGACAACTATTTAACTCTCCCTAAAATAGGAAATATATCGGCAGTCATTCATCGACCGATTGAGGGAAAAGTTAAAACAGTAACCGTATCCAAAAATTGTGCCAATCAATACTTTGCATCCATCCTTTTTGAAGATGGCAAAGATCAACCTCCTATAAATACAGAAGGAAAAGCAATTGGGATTGATTTGGGCTTGACTCACTTCGCTGTTACTAGCGATGGCTCTAAGTTTGACAATCCGAGAATACTTAACAAGTATGAACAGAATTTAAAAACAAAACAACAGCAATTATCTAGAAAACAAAAAGGCTCTAATAATCGGATTAGAGCCCGGAAAAAAGTTGCTAGAGTTCACAGGAAAATCACCAATTGCCGCGAAGATTTTCTCCACAAGCTATCTCGTAGGATAGTTAACGAAAACCAAGTTGTGATTGTGGAAAATCTTAATGTTAAAGGCATGATGCAGAATCATAAACTTGCTAAATCCATTCACCAAGTCGGATGGGGAACATTCTGCACGATGCTCAAATACAAGGCAGAAGCAGAAGGGAAGGTTTATTTAGAAGTGGATAGATTTTTTCCCAGTTCAAAAACCTGTCATGTCTGTCTTAATCAAGTTGGTAATTTACCTCTTGATGTGAGATTTTGGACTTGCAAAAAATGCCAAACCAAGCATGATCGGGACATTAACGCTAGTATTAACCTTCGGAATGAAGGACTACGAATTTTGACCTCTGGAACGGGGGACAAAGCCTGTTGTCCAGATGTAAGACGCAGTAAGGGAGGACGTAAGAAATCCACTACTGCGCTTTCTGTTGGGCAGGAAGCCCACACTTACCCTACGGGGAAGTGTGGGTAG